One Paraburkholderia agricolaris genomic region harbors:
- a CDS encoding Ku protein, whose product MAHMIWKGAISFGLVHVPVQLYPATQSEKVGFNLLDKRTIDPIGYKQINKRTGKEVARDNIVRGFEYEKDKYVVLSDDEIRAANPESTQTVDILAFVDAPDISFLYLDTPYFLTPDRKGEKVYALLREAMKASGKIGVASVVLHNKQHLAALIPVGPMLALNTLRWAAEVRDFDEFKLPPEGMKAAGVSARELDMAKKLINDMSDKWDPSQYHDTFHDDIMALVERKIRAGKTEEITEVEAPRESRRSADILDLSDLLKRSLGRGKGKPAAGARKHATDDDDEAADTSDTTDADADAEPATRARKKPRAARTASTTSRSGGGKRGSASAKAAPSAHKRRAAA is encoded by the coding sequence ATGGCACACATGATATGGAAGGGCGCAATCAGCTTCGGCCTTGTCCACGTACCGGTGCAGTTGTATCCGGCGACGCAGTCGGAGAAAGTCGGCTTCAATCTGCTGGACAAGCGCACGATCGATCCGATCGGCTACAAGCAGATCAACAAGCGCACCGGCAAGGAGGTGGCGCGCGATAACATCGTGCGCGGTTTCGAGTACGAAAAGGACAAGTACGTCGTCCTCTCGGACGATGAAATTCGCGCGGCCAATCCCGAGTCGACGCAGACGGTCGATATCCTCGCATTCGTCGACGCCCCGGACATCTCGTTCCTCTATCTCGACACGCCTTACTTCCTGACGCCCGATCGCAAGGGCGAAAAGGTGTACGCGCTGCTGCGCGAGGCGATGAAAGCGTCCGGCAAGATCGGTGTGGCGAGCGTCGTACTGCACAACAAGCAGCATCTCGCCGCGCTGATTCCGGTCGGGCCGATGCTGGCGTTGAATACCCTGCGCTGGGCCGCCGAGGTCCGCGATTTCGATGAGTTCAAACTGCCACCCGAAGGGATGAAGGCGGCCGGCGTCAGCGCGCGCGAACTCGACATGGCGAAGAAGCTGATCAACGACATGAGCGATAAGTGGGATCCGTCGCAGTATCACGACACGTTTCACGACGACATCATGGCGCTGGTCGAGCGAAAAATTCGTGCGGGAAAGACCGAGGAAATCACCGAAGTCGAAGCGCCGCGCGAATCGCGCCGATCCGCCGATATTCTCGATCTGTCCGACCTGCTCAAACGCAGCCTCGGCCGCGGCAAGGGCAAGCCGGCGGCGGGTGCGCGCAAGCATGCGACGGACGATGACGACGAGGCTGCCGATACAAGCGATACCACCGATGCCGATGCCGATGCCGAGCCGGCCACGCGAGCACGTAAGAAGCCGCGCGCGGCGCGCACGGCAAGTACTACGAGCCGAAGCGGTGGTGGGAAGCGGGGCAGCGCTAGTGCGAAGGCGGCGCCGTCGGCACACAAACGGCGCGCGGCTGCCTGA
- a CDS encoding cytochrome P450, protein MPPATASDASILARDFDLRHLSPTFHADPYPVYHALRSYEPVKRMPDGSLFLTRFRDVQAVYRDPKTFSSDKTVEFKPKYGDSPLYAHHTTSLVFNDPPRHTRVRKLIAGALTARAIAAMEPGLIRLVDGLLDAAAARGRIDLIGEFASAIPVEVIGNLLDVPHAEREPLRDWSLAILGALEPSLSEAQLERGNRAVSEFIDYLRDLVARRRREPGDPQHDVLTRLIQGEQGGEQLSEAELLQNCIFILNAGHETTTNLIGNGLVTLTDWPEQRAALQREPSLVESAVEECLRFESSNQLGNRMATVDTEIGGLAVPRGTPVTLCIGAANRDPEQFAEPDRFDIRRDPNRHLAFGFGIHQCAGLSLARLEARIAIGRFVQRFPAYRLDGEPTRGGRVRFRGFAAVPVELEPGAGG, encoded by the coding sequence ATGCCCCCTGCGACCGCCAGTGACGCGTCCATCCTCGCACGCGATTTCGATCTGCGTCATTTGAGCCCCACCTTCCATGCCGATCCGTACCCCGTCTACCACGCGTTGCGCAGCTATGAACCGGTCAAACGCATGCCGGACGGCTCACTGTTTCTGACGCGTTTTCGCGACGTGCAAGCGGTCTACCGCGACCCGAAAACTTTCAGTTCCGACAAGACCGTCGAATTCAAGCCGAAATACGGCGACTCTCCGCTTTACGCCCATCACACCACCAGTCTCGTCTTCAACGATCCGCCGCGGCACACGCGGGTGCGCAAATTGATCGCCGGCGCGCTGACGGCGCGCGCGATCGCGGCCATGGAGCCGGGGCTGATCCGTCTTGTCGACGGCTTGCTCGATGCCGCTGCGGCGCGTGGCCGGATCGATCTGATCGGCGAGTTCGCGTCGGCGATTCCGGTCGAGGTCATCGGCAATCTGCTGGATGTGCCGCACGCTGAGCGCGAACCGTTGCGCGACTGGTCGCTGGCGATACTCGGCGCGCTTGAACCGTCGCTAAGCGAGGCGCAACTCGAACGCGGTAACCGCGCGGTTAGCGAATTCATCGATTATTTGCGCGATCTGGTGGCGCGGCGTCGGCGCGAGCCCGGCGATCCGCAGCACGATGTGCTGACGCGTCTAATCCAAGGCGAGCAGGGCGGTGAGCAATTATCGGAAGCGGAACTGCTGCAAAACTGCATTTTCATTCTGAACGCCGGTCATGAGACAACGACGAATCTGATCGGTAACGGTCTCGTTACGCTTACCGACTGGCCGGAACAACGTGCCGCCTTACAGCGCGAACCGTCGCTGGTCGAGTCGGCGGTCGAAGAGTGTTTGCGGTTCGAGAGTTCGAATCAGCTGGGCAACCGCATGGCAACCGTGGACACGGAGATCGGCGGTCTGGCAGTGCCACGCGGGACGCCCGTCACGCTGTGCATCGGCGCGGCCAATCGCGACCCTGAACAGTTCGCTGAGCCCGATCGCTTCGACATCCGCCGCGATCCGAACCGCCATCTGGCGTTCGGCTTCGGTATTCACCAATGCGCGGGCTTGTCGCTCGCGCGACTCGAGGCGCGGATCGCCATTGGACGCTTCGTGCAGCGCTTTCCGGCGTATCGTCTCGACGGCGAACCGACCCGCGGCGGACGCGTACGGTTTCGCGGCTTTGCCGCGGTGCCGGTCGAACTCGAACCCGGGGCCGGTGGATGA
- a CDS encoding cystathionine beta-lyase, with protein sequence MTQSKLKRSLQTRVVRAEDQLTPGFESFSMPVTRASTVVFPDLATMRALDWKNDAQWRYGLHATPTSLALAQRLATIEGGNHALLQPSGLSSISNVYFGLLKAGDDVLIPDNVYSPNRDHGDWLARDFGITARYYDPMIGAGIADLIQPNTRLIWLEAPGSVTMEVPDVPAITAAARARNVVTAIDNTWSAGLGFRPFDHGVDISVQALTKYQSGGGDVLMGATITVDRELHLKLKAARMRTGIGVSSDDCSLILRSLPTMRLRFEQHDRAALELARWLKTRPEIAAVLHPALPDCPGHEFFKRDFTGAGGLFSVVFDARYSAAQIDTFCESLELFSLGWSWGGAHSLAMPYEVASMRTEGQWPYRGTLVRFYIGLEEEADLRADIEQCLVALG encoded by the coding sequence ATGACTCAATCCAAACTCAAACGCAGCCTGCAAACCCGTGTCGTGCGTGCCGAAGATCAACTCACGCCGGGTTTCGAATCTTTTTCGATGCCGGTTACGCGTGCTTCGACGGTCGTGTTCCCCGATCTCGCGACGATGCGCGCGCTCGACTGGAAAAACGACGCGCAATGGCGCTATGGCCTGCACGCCACGCCCACCTCGCTGGCGCTGGCGCAGCGCCTTGCCACGATCGAAGGCGGTAATCACGCGCTGTTGCAGCCATCGGGGCTGTCGTCGATTTCGAACGTGTACTTCGGTCTCTTGAAGGCCGGCGACGACGTGCTGATTCCCGATAACGTGTACTCGCCGAACCGCGACCACGGCGACTGGCTGGCGCGCGATTTCGGCATCACCGCGCGCTACTACGATCCGATGATCGGCGCGGGGATCGCGGATCTGATCCAGCCGAATACGCGTTTGATCTGGCTGGAAGCACCCGGGTCGGTCACGATGGAAGTGCCCGATGTGCCGGCGATTACCGCCGCTGCACGTGCGCGCAACGTCGTCACGGCGATCGACAACACCTGGTCGGCGGGACTCGGTTTCCGGCCGTTCGACCACGGCGTCGATATCTCGGTGCAGGCCTTGACCAAGTACCAGTCAGGCGGCGGCGACGTGCTGATGGGCGCGACGATCACCGTCGATCGCGAGTTGCATCTGAAGCTGAAGGCCGCGCGCATGCGCACGGGTATCGGTGTGTCGTCGGATGATTGCTCGCTTATTTTGCGCAGTCTGCCGACCATGCGATTGCGTTTCGAGCAGCATGACCGGGCGGCGCTTGAATTGGCCAGATGGCTGAAGACACGCCCGGAAATTGCCGCAGTTTTGCATCCGGCCTTGCCCGACTGTCCGGGGCATGAGTTTTTCAAACGCGACTTTACCGGCGCGGGCGGGTTGTTCTCCGTGGTGTTCGACGCACGGTATAGCGCGGCGCAAATCGACACGTTCTGCGAGTCGCTCGAACTGTTTTCGCTGGGCTGGAGCTGGGGCGGCGCGCACAGTCTTGCGATGCCGTATGAGGTCGCCTCGATGCGCACGGAAGGGCAATGGCCGTATCGCGGTACGTTGGTGCGCTTCTATATCGGTCTGGAAGAAGAGGCCGATTTGCGCGCGGATATCGAACAGTGTCTGGTGGCCCTGGGGTAA
- the bktB gene encoding beta-ketothiolase BktB, whose translation MQRDVVVVSGVRTAIGGFGGSLKDFPPTDLGARVVREALARANVSGDEVGHVVFGNVVHTEPKDMYLARVAAINGGVAQHAPALTVNRLCGSGLQAIVSAAQSVLLGDADIALGGGAENMSRAPYSMPAARFGQRMGDARLVDMMVGALNDPFQSIHMGVTAENVARKYEISRETQDALALESHRRAANAITSGYFKDQILPITIPSKKGDVVFDTDEHTRMNATAEDFSKLKPVFAKENGTVTAGNASGINDAAAAVVLMERSVAEKRGIKPLARLVSYAHAGVDPAYMGIGPVPATRKALERAGLTVADLDVIEANEAFAAQACAVSKELGLDPARVNPNGSGISLGHPIGATGALITVKALYELQRIGGRYALVTMCIGGGQGIAAIFERI comes from the coding sequence ATGCAACGGGACGTAGTGGTGGTAAGCGGTGTGCGTACGGCAATCGGCGGTTTTGGCGGCAGTCTGAAGGATTTTCCGCCAACGGACCTTGGCGCACGCGTCGTGCGTGAAGCGCTGGCGCGCGCGAACGTGTCGGGTGACGAAGTTGGCCACGTGGTGTTCGGCAACGTCGTGCATACCGAACCGAAAGACATGTATCTGGCCCGCGTGGCGGCGATCAACGGCGGCGTTGCGCAACATGCCCCCGCATTGACGGTCAACCGCCTGTGCGGTTCGGGCTTGCAGGCCATCGTCTCGGCCGCGCAAAGCGTGCTGCTCGGCGATGCCGACATTGCGCTCGGCGGCGGAGCGGAAAACATGAGCCGCGCGCCGTACTCGATGCCGGCTGCGCGTTTCGGTCAGCGCATGGGCGATGCGCGCCTCGTCGACATGATGGTCGGCGCGCTGAACGACCCGTTCCAGTCGATCCACATGGGTGTGACCGCTGAGAACGTCGCGCGCAAATACGAAATCTCGCGTGAAACGCAGGACGCGCTTGCGCTCGAATCGCATCGCCGTGCGGCCAATGCGATTACCAGCGGCTACTTCAAGGACCAGATCCTGCCGATCACGATTCCCTCGAAGAAGGGCGACGTCGTGTTCGATACCGACGAACACACGCGCATGAACGCGACGGCAGAAGACTTCTCCAAGTTGAAGCCGGTGTTCGCGAAGGAAAACGGCACGGTGACGGCCGGCAACGCGTCGGGCATCAACGACGCCGCCGCCGCGGTCGTGCTGATGGAGCGTAGCGTCGCTGAGAAGCGCGGCATCAAGCCGCTGGCACGGCTGGTTTCGTACGCTCATGCAGGCGTCGATCCGGCATACATGGGTATCGGTCCGGTGCCGGCAACACGCAAGGCGCTCGAGCGCGCCGGCCTGACGGTTGCCGATCTCGATGTGATCGAAGCGAATGAAGCGTTTGCCGCTCAGGCATGCGCGGTCAGCAAGGAGCTTGGCCTCGATCCGGCCAGGGTCAATCCGAACGGCTCGGGTATTTCGCTTGGCCACCCGATCGGCGCGACCGGCGCGTTGATTACCGTCAAGGCGCTGTATGAATTGCAGCGGATTGGCGGCCGCTATGCGCTGGTGACGATGTGTATCGGCGGCGGGCAGGGCATCGCTGCGATCTTCGAACGGATCTGA
- the serB gene encoding phosphoserine phosphatase SerB, which produces MNLVIQSTAPLSADHHKTLVALARGSHAAVIDANAIRIANANLAQRADLEVYCGTHQLDYAFVEPGRQLRDFGLVAMDMDSTLITIECIDEIADFCGLKAEVAAITEASMRGEIKDFNESLTRRVALLKGLDAGALERVYDERLQLSPGAEQMLAGAKAAGLKTLLVSGGFTFFTEKLKTRLGLDFTRANTLEIVDGKLTGNVTGEIVNADVKARTLRETCAELGIEPTCAIAMGDGSNDLKMMAAAGLSVAFRAKPVVREAASVAFNYVGLDGLLRLF; this is translated from the coding sequence ATGAACCTCGTCATCCAAAGCACCGCGCCCCTTTCCGCCGACCACCACAAAACGCTCGTCGCACTCGCGCGTGGCTCGCACGCCGCCGTCATCGACGCGAACGCGATTCGCATCGCCAACGCGAACCTTGCACAGCGCGCCGACCTCGAGGTCTATTGCGGCACGCACCAACTGGACTACGCGTTTGTCGAACCCGGCCGCCAGCTGCGTGACTTCGGCCTCGTCGCGATGGACATGGACTCGACGCTGATCACGATCGAATGCATCGACGAAATCGCCGACTTCTGCGGTTTGAAAGCAGAAGTTGCGGCGATTACTGAAGCGTCGATGCGCGGCGAAATCAAGGACTTCAACGAGAGCCTGACGCGCCGCGTGGCACTGCTCAAAGGACTCGACGCCGGCGCGCTCGAACGCGTTTACGACGAACGGCTGCAACTCTCGCCCGGCGCCGAACAGATGCTGGCCGGTGCGAAAGCCGCGGGATTGAAAACACTGCTGGTGTCCGGCGGATTCACGTTCTTCACCGAGAAACTGAAGACCCGGCTCGGCCTCGATTTCACTCGCGCGAATACGCTTGAGATCGTTGATGGCAAGTTGACCGGTAACGTAACCGGCGAGATCGTCAACGCTGACGTGAAGGCACGCACGCTACGCGAGACATGCGCCGAACTGGGGATCGAACCGACGTGCGCGATTGCGATGGGTGACGGTTCGAACGATCTGAAAATGATGGCTGCCGCAGGACTTTCCGTCGCATTCCGCGCGAAGCCGGTGGTACGCGAAGCGGCCAGTGTGGCGTTCAATTACGTTGGACTGGATGGGCTGCTGCGGTTGTTCTGA